In one Lolium rigidum isolate FL_2022 chromosome 3, APGP_CSIRO_Lrig_0.1, whole genome shotgun sequence genomic region, the following are encoded:
- the LOC124704157 gene encoding uncharacterized protein LOC124704157, whose product MGGKRAQAATVWLLAVVVAAVISSAAAAEETGCFCDCMKNQCMTLVSNPNKVTCAKACNDGCTEVREPGQSNDKDFCGF is encoded by the coding sequence ATGGGCGGCAAGAGAGCACAAGCGGCCACAGTGTGGTTGCTGGCAGTTGTTGTTGCGGCGGTGATCAGctccgccgccgcggcggagGAGACGGGGTGCTTCTGCGACTGCATGAAGAACCAGTGCATGACGCTTGTCTCGAACCCGAACAAGGTCACCTGCGCCAAAGCCTGCAACGATGGCTGCACGGAGGTCCGCGAGCCAGGCCAGTCCAACGACAAGGATTTCTGCGGCTTCTGA